From one Rhopalosiphum padi isolate XX-2018 chromosome 2, ASM2088224v1, whole genome shotgun sequence genomic stretch:
- the LOC132919350 gene encoding snRNA-activating protein complex subunit 3 isoform X2 encodes MEFSHSILGCYISKPINLKQFKTENAYTVDQIKMSKITDRIIFEKLRSINPSADLSHLPDDIKMWETELQNYNYQEVFDSPDTLSARYIFPIYGTIRSNLQTLKVMKSDFYQTKKTKLYTPLPSFTPRGNITPGQTLLITISIYYPFHWTRNQIPDEAVFPRCKKTLQFYDAQTLQDLKQGFKCENEETEISGDISKTPHKPLEYIVNSDLKHGLFYINNNLYVDTLPDKSTKIYAETMKKWACDNGRCEHLFIFNEISIAKSNDCLGQTNYPRVISVAKEKLKNCIFCSKNVASVVMLNDDERTPVSVNHMCEPCFKSYNYDHLDDKVSNFKAYRCIKWKK; translated from the exons ATGGAGTTCAGTCATTCAATTCTTGGTTGTTACATTTCTAAACCTATtaacttaaaacaatttaagacTGAAAATGCTTATACAGTTgatcaaattaaaatgtcaaaGATCACTGatcgtataatatttgaaaaattaagatCAATTAATCCAAGTGCTGATTTATCTCATTTACCAGATGATATAAAAATGTGGGAAACAGAATTACAGAACTATAATTATCAAGAAGTTTTTGATTCACCAGATACATTAAGTGCTCGTTACATTTTTCCTATCTACGGCACTATTAGAAGTAATCTTCAAACACTTAAAGTTATGAAAAGTGATTTCTATcagactaaaaaaacaaaattatatactcCACTTCCCAGTTTTACTCCAAGAGGTAATATTACGCCTGGTCaaactttattaattacaatttcaatttattatccaTTTCATTGGACGAGAAATCAAATTCCTGATGAAGCTGTTTTTCCACGTTGTAAAAAAACCCTTCAATTTTATGATGCACAAACTCTTCAAGATTTGAAACAAGGATTTAAATGTGAAAATGAAGAAACTGAAATAAGTGGTGATATAAGCAAAACCCCTCATAAACCATTag aatatattgtgAACTCAGATTTGAAGCACGgattgttttacataaataataatttatacgtcgACACATTACCTGATAAAAGTACAAAGATTTATGCCGAAACAATGAAAAAATGGGCTTGTGATAATG GTCGCTGTGAACATCTATTTATCTTTAATGAAATCAGCATTGCTAAATCTAATGATTGTCTTGGCCAAACCAATTATCCAAGAGTCATCAGTGTAGCAaaagagaaattaaaaaattgtatattttgctCTAAAAATGTAGCTAGTGTTGTTATGCTGAATGATGATGAAAGAACCCCAGTAAGTGTAAATCATATGTGTGAACCttgttttaaatcatataactaTGATCATTTAGATGATAAAGTATCAAATTTTAAAGCTTATAGATgtataaaatggaaaaaataa
- the LOC132919350 gene encoding snRNA-activating protein complex subunit 3 isoform X1 yields the protein MEFSHSILGCYISKPINLKQFKTENAYTVDQIKMSKITDRIIFEKLRSINPSADLSHLPDDIKMWETELQNYNYQEVFDSPDTLSARYIFPIYGTIRSNLQTLKVMKSDFYQTKKTKLYTPLPSFTPRGNITPGQTLLITISIYYPFHWTRNQIPDEAVFPRCKKTLQFYDAQTLQDLKQGFKCENEETEISGDISKTPHKPLEYIVNSDLKHGLFYINNNLYVDTLPDKSTKIYAETMKKWACDNGKPIENILSLDTQLLDLEICIGQPYVYQHLGRCEHLFIFNEISIAKSNDCLGQTNYPRVISVAKEKLKNCIFCSKNVASVVMLNDDERTPVSVNHMCEPCFKSYNYDHLDDKVSNFKAYRCIKWKK from the exons ATGGAGTTCAGTCATTCAATTCTTGGTTGTTACATTTCTAAACCTATtaacttaaaacaatttaagacTGAAAATGCTTATACAGTTgatcaaattaaaatgtcaaaGATCACTGatcgtataatatttgaaaaattaagatCAATTAATCCAAGTGCTGATTTATCTCATTTACCAGATGATATAAAAATGTGGGAAACAGAATTACAGAACTATAATTATCAAGAAGTTTTTGATTCACCAGATACATTAAGTGCTCGTTACATTTTTCCTATCTACGGCACTATTAGAAGTAATCTTCAAACACTTAAAGTTATGAAAAGTGATTTCTATcagactaaaaaaacaaaattatatactcCACTTCCCAGTTTTACTCCAAGAGGTAATATTACGCCTGGTCaaactttattaattacaatttcaatttattatccaTTTCATTGGACGAGAAATCAAATTCCTGATGAAGCTGTTTTTCCACGTTGTAAAAAAACCCTTCAATTTTATGATGCACAAACTCTTCAAGATTTGAAACAAGGATTTAAATGTGAAAATGAAGAAACTGAAATAAGTGGTGATATAAGCAAAACCCCTCATAAACCATTag aatatattgtgAACTCAGATTTGAAGCACGgattgttttacataaataataatttatacgtcgACACATTACCTGATAAAAGTACAAAGATTTATGCCGAAACAATGAAAAAATGGGCTTGTGATAATGGTAAacctattgaaaatatattatcattggaTACACAACTTTTGGATTTGGAGATATGTATTGGCCAACCTTATGTTTACCAACATTTAGGTCGCTGTGAACATCTATTTATCTTTAATGAAATCAGCATTGCTAAATCTAATGATTGTCTTGGCCAAACCAATTATCCAAGAGTCATCAGTGTAGCAaaagagaaattaaaaaattgtatattttgctCTAAAAATGTAGCTAGTGTTGTTATGCTGAATGATGATGAAAGAACCCCAGTAAGTGTAAATCATATGTGTGAACCttgttttaaatcatataactaTGATCATTTAGATGATAAAGTATCAAATTTTAAAGCTTATAGATgtataaaatggaaaaaataa
- the LOC132919351 gene encoding mpv17-like protein: protein MWSKIFKASNHGLVRGVAIYSVTWPVSSLIQQTLQPSGNKTIDLQRAAKFSMYGGLFVAPTLYAWMRFASYVWPSMTITSHITKAVVEQFSYGPFAMASFFFFMTLLDGGTIEDAKMEVKEKFVSTWKIAVMVWPILQTINYCVIPPRNRLIFVSFAGLVWTTFLAYIKYQKNKSIPIADKTTD from the exons ATGTGGTCGAAAATATTTAAAGCCAGTAATCACGGACTCGTCCGCGGTGTGGCCATATATTCGGTTACCTGGCCGGTGAGCAGTTTGATACAACAGACGCTTCAGCCGTCTGGAAACAAAACCATTGATTTACAACGAGCGGCAAAGTTCAGTATGTATGGTGGACTTTTTGTAGCACCCACTTTGTACGCGTGGATGAGATTTGCCAGTTATGTTTGGCCTTCAATGACAATTACTAGTCATATAACTAAG gCAGTTGTTGAACAATTTTCATATGGTCCATTTGCAATggctagtttttttttcttcatgaCACTTTTGGATGGAGGTACAATAGAAGATGCTAAAATGGAAGTTAAAGAAAAATTTGTCTCTACATggaag ATTGCTGTAATGGTTTGGCCGatattacaaacaataaattattgtgtaattcCTCCGAGAAATCGTTTGATATTTGTCAGTTTCGCTGGATTGGTATGGACCACATTTTtagcttatataaaatatcaaaagaaTAAATCTATACCAATAGCTGACAAAACAACGGATTGA